The Plodia interpunctella isolate USDA-ARS_2022_Savannah chromosome 22, ilPloInte3.2, whole genome shotgun sequence genome includes the window TGCAAAACGTTAAAATCCCTTGTCCCCCAACTCGAAAATACTACGAAGATAATACTCGAAATATACACGAACTGTGGTTGAtactaaaacttttattacttATCATAAATCGTAGCATTTACTACCCACACCAaactgtacagtcaacagcacatcaagttacctagcatgaacctctatggcgcggtaatagcggcgagtttgcaatgaatttatgtaGATTTATGTGCTGTGACTGTACCCGTAATAGACAACATACTCGTAAGCTTTAAAAAATCGAAGACTACGAGATTACGACATCTATTAAATACCTTATGAAGGGCACAAATAATGCGCGGGCCGTggcaaatttatttgaaaataacctTCACGCCgcgccggctccacactgccGTCGAACAGTTTTCCAAGCTATGGCgggttcggtatacattgcttgGTTTtaattgcgataaataaaagcactcatactaactacgcaatgttcacgttTTCGCGCCGGCGCGTGTggctgagttcggcgacagtgtggagctggcgttattttgaaatttagatGGATGAAGAAGTATTATATAGCTACTATATATTAGATACAGCATGCTTTATATGAAACTAAACAcatatagacaaaataaatatataccaaaCACAATATCCAACGTTAATGTAATGCCTCTTTGAAGAATATCacgatttatgaaaaaaatattgcatcaGTAaccaaagtaatttttaagatatttatttacggttttattttttattaatatgaaacGTTTTAATGTAATGCCTCTTTGAAGAATCTCacgatttataaaaaaaaaatattgcatcaGTAaccaaagtaatttttaagatatttatttatggttttattttttattttaaagatatattagAAAAACCAGTTAAGTGCGAATTCTCGTAATGAATGTTGCGCAAAATTATCTCTttgttatatacctatttacatatttacagttaTTGAATTTCTTGCTTTATCCGTGAAATTCTTCtcgtcataattttttaacctTATTCCtaggaaataaaattctaaactattagaacaaaatatgtaagaagcaattaatggtaagcccttctggcatgataggggccaacactgttcaaatgagtttctttcggcatttcttctcagcagtggtcgttcctaAATGCCAgccttttgagaaattactattatgatttaaaatttgacgtgaaaaagtgccggtctaatttctaattgaaaagatttgattttgatttggactTTTACAGCAAACCTATACTCTTTATGTAGTTGTTTGTAGAAAATACGCGACGACTGGTGGCTGATTTTATACAAGTTGCCTTGaggcatctgacatggctTTTACGACTATCTACCACGTCTggtggcaagtaatcgcacCGCGCTTGTCAGTTTAagtacacactagtgaacttaaactgtcaaccagcgTGCACGCTTCCTTACGGTCcgttccttcactggaagcaaatggtggtcaatgaaaactatactatactatgaatcagattggtatacagtctcatgtggcacgagtaggattcgaacatgggacctttcgatcacaggcggacggcTCAACCACTTGATAAGGTACCACAAAATACGCTCAAATGTGAGAAAGACTAATCCAAACTgttcatattaaaatcacacccAACTTTACTACCTAAATCTAAGAACAAGATATACACGAGACACTTTCTTCTCTTTAGTATGACCGCCGCCGTGTGAATTGGCAAGAATAAATCCAAGAGAAAGGTTTCCctattgaatttattacaatagcCACGATATTTTCAACCTTCTCACCTTAGAAATAAGGTAGAGCAATGACGATGTATTGAGAGTACGTTGATGTAATctgatttgtttaaatttaaatgttgttgCGTCGAATACAATTTATGCCAAAATAGTTGTAGGCACAGTGTAAGGTAAATGTCGGCAAGGTTAATGACCTGGGAATAGGAACGGAAAAGGTACATAAgcgaaattaaatcaatactATTGTTATCGATTTTACAGATCAAGgtattcaaattgaaataaatatgaatggtGAATTTGCGCCTGTTATAAATTTAGAGCAAGAAATATAATACGCGGTTCAGCGTTGCGcctagtaaaatttaaatgcaaaattatatttcttagtTCCGACGAGAATGTCTAGACTTCCATGGGACATTTGTATGGAAAGATCATggatgatctttttctgattggcccgggtcttggatgtttatctatatatgcatttgttataaaatatagtatcgttgagccTAGTATCCCAtatcacaagtctcgaacttactttggggctagctcaatctgtgtgatttgttcttatatatttatttattattatttgtgcgCGCGAGTGTTATTTACATTCTCTCTTCATTCATCGAGTCAATCATTCACACtgttgttaaattttgttCACATATACATTAGTGAACTAATCAGTCTGATAGATATTAAACGACatgtattaaacgcgcacataccttttttattaccCACATTACATTTCGGAACTTGTTGCAAACGTTCGTGGTCACTGGGCGACTGACTCAGCAAGCTACTGCGACGACGTCTGCCCGGTAGAATCTTCTTTTGCCGCCATATTGTTTTCCCGCCAAGTACCGTCAACATACAGTAACCACGGACCTTCATAACAAGGTCCAATAcatctgggaaataaaaaaggtgtGTGCGCGTTAATACCTGtcgtataatatataataatgcaacTGATattgtgcaggtttcttcacgatgtgaATCGTGCACAATCCTTTCTGAAACAACAGTCCTTTACCTGAAACAAGTGATAGTACTAATATACATTGGACAACACTGTCAGTTGTTGTCTTTTTCGCAGTCTATATGCTAGTATACATTTTAACTTGGGTAATAAAGAACTATTTTCAGATTTCGTTTATTGGACTGgagtatgtaaattttaatagttttttaggACATAAACAAACACTGttgctttaaataaaattgtcctTCCAATAACCATTCTCAACATTTataccaaaaatattaatattaaacagtCTATCAGCTAATACACGCAATGTGAATATTTTCCATTCCATAAGAAAATTACACGGTAAATAATGATGACATTTCGacgattaatttttattgattattttttactttctacAAAATGTGTTCACCGTAAACATGGGTGCAATAATCGAAAACGATTTCTTCGCCATTATCAAGCCTTTTCATTACTTTTTCTGTATATTTGGACATagaaaattcaatattcaCAATAACAATATCAGTGTTATCAAAGTTAATAGTGTCattgttatgtttgttactgaTGCCTTTCAATTATTCCTTTACCTTGCAGCGATGTTATATACATCATTTAGCacagattttttgtttaaaatgtattcagtCTCGTATTTGTGTTATGTGATTCATTTCTTTGTTTATAGTGTTGTTACGTATGTGCTGAAAAATATGAACGTGGAACTAATTTTGCGACTACAAAGCATAGACAGACTTctatatgataaaaatgacaCATTCAAATGCAAAATCTTGTCTTGGGTCATGTGTGGTGTGACgttcttgttttatttgatatttatttctattaaactCTGTGTGGACAATAGATGGAATCCAATAAGAGCactttttgtttcaataacACTGTATCCCAACATAGAATTagcttattatgtttttatcttgGTATTTCTGGGACTTAAATTAGATAGATTAATTAAAGTGACTAGCCAAATCGATTTTTATGATATCGATAAAGAAGCGATTGGGAAATCTAAAAGGATTCTGGATttgtataatgaaattattgatGGCATCAACAATACCATCAAGACTTCAAAATTGATTGTAATTACCTTTGTTTATGTACTGATTCTGATTAAATCTGGTTTAAGATTTATTGAGATTGTTAACTAACTCTATTAGtttataacttatatttttgttgttatagaTTTTAACACATGTTGTTGCTATGTTTTTTCAAACTATAATTTACGTACAAGGGCGCATACACAGTGCAAAAAATGGAATGGTATGTATAGAAGAAAACCTTAAAGTTTGGGttcataaaatcatattatcCTACATTTTATGCTCAGGATCTCGCGAAATGACGTTAGGCAAGCGGTTGAAAAATCACAGCTCCAAACGCAACCAGAAACAGGAGATGAGATAGATACGAGTGATTTTATAGTTAAGATCTAAATTTTgtgataagtatttatttcgcaAGAAAATGAAAGAAGTCAGTCACCTTACGTGTTTTTGATTAAACTTTAAATCAACATCATTTAAGTTCTTTTTCCATTGCTGTTTTTAGCAGAAGGGGAAGATCCAAAGAGTGTTAGTTTGACATCGACGAGGAAAATGCTAATGATCTGACAACTAAAGAAGCCAAAGCCCGTGCGGAGTGGAAAAGAATTAGTAGGAAATTCGAACTTCCAAAGATTAACGGCAGAAGCAATCAGCAGTAAGCTCAGATGAAAAAGAGAGGTATTGCTCCAAACGCAGCCATTTTGAAGTGCCTCTAACGAAGCATACCTTAACTGTTCCTCGAAACACATCTTTTGGCAACTAAAAGTTGCGCTTCGGgtaacaaaactaaaaaatacgaTCATCCAAGAACTTCATTATGCACTTTTCAAAACGGGTACGCTTGAACTATACCTCAAaaaatagagagagagagaaaactttgtattttctaaaaaaaaaatgaatgtaGATCTTCTCCCCGCCGGATTCTTATCATGCCTTtaaatcctttttttataaatataaactttattttttatttgcaggATCTGAATTTTTCTGAGACGAAAGGGCAAGTCCATTTTTTTGGGATATTAGTGTGGATCTTGAAAGATCTTTTCGTGGAAACTGCTTTATGCCTGGCCTCGGAATATGTCTATCAAAAAATTGCGATCTTGATGACCGAGTTACGACCAAATCATAGCTcatgtatgttatttttacaagcattcgtgaatttctctgcgaaagcggaacagacacgTTTTTCATACAACTTTTGATaccccattatagtcaattggaggtagattttttttttaaattagcctatgtttgaaatgggtctttaactactttcataccaaatttcatcaaaatcggtccaacggtttaaccgtgaaagcagaacagacagacagactttcacatttataacattagtatgtaAAGATAACACAGGATCAATCCCAGCCTGAGGGAGAATCATATCTTGTAGTGAAATTTAAACTTGAATAACATTGTTCCAGCACTACTAAACTATTGCATCAAAAATATCCGGAGGTCTGTAAAGGTGAAATTCCATAAGCTGCCGGGTCTTCATGGTGGACGGCAACCTTCCTCTTCGAGTTGGCCGTCTCATTATGACTTACACTATTGTTTTACTGCAGTTTGccttcatttaattattgcgAAGAAATTACCTACGTCATTTGCATAATAAAAGtcttaacaattttaatagcaTCATTTCAGTTATAGTTAACCAAAACCATAAGAAGTGATGATTTTGTTACTAGTTACATCACGtatgtgaataaattaaaattgaaaataactaTCGCGGGCGCAGCAaagtttatatacaaaattatagataaactagctgcgcccggggGCTTCTCTACGTGAATAAGAAGTACCCTAGGtatgtgttattgttatattctacccgtgtatcaaatatcataataacCCGTCCAGTTTTTTCGTGaaggagtaacaaacatacaatatacacacatacatccacacaaacattttcatttacaatattagtaggatggaacaaactttaattttaattacagccTGACAAATAAGTTcgtaactatataataatttatcaagtGTACCTATTCAGTTGATTGCTTTCGATCGATCGCATTCACTTTTCTCGTAATTTTCTGAATATTCAACATGAATACGATAGACGGCGACTTCTTTAACATTATCAagcctttttattatattttctttatattcgGTCACAGAAagttcaatattaataataatgtcgtTAGTGCCAtcaaaattaagaatattatcatcatgtttttcgcagATGTCTttgaaatcataatttattacacaacAATGATTTATACTACATTCAGTACTGAAACATTATTCTATATATACTGTTTAACATACTTACATTAcgtgattaattttataattaatagtgTTATGACTTACGTACAGAGAAATGCTAACGTAGAATTATTCATTCGGTTACAATATATTGATAGATGTCTTCGTGATAGAAACCAAACAACTAAGTGCAAATTGTTTACGTGGCTTATGATCACAATTATATcgacattttatttctctctcattataataaaaatctgttttgatGACAATTGGAACTTAATTAGAGCATTCTTAATTTCGGTCACATTTTTGATCAATTTAGAATTAGTTTACTGCATTATAATTTTGGTGTTTTTGGGATTAAAActagataaattaatagaagTTACAAGAAAAATAGATATTCATAATGACAACGAAGATGTGCTTGagcaatcaaataatattctgAAATTGCATCAGAAAATTGTTGATGCaataaatcttataaattCAACATCTGGTGTAGgtgttagtattattttttatcaaatgtttCGTGTTTTTACAATAGCCAAGACATGTAAACTACATCAAGATGTTTTGTGAGTAAAaacatgatttaatt containing:
- the LOC128679825 gene encoding uncharacterized protein LOC128679825; amino-acid sequence: MGAIIENDFFAIIKPFHYFFCIFGHRKFNIHNNNISVIKVNSVIVMFVTDAFQLFLYLAAMLYTSFSTDFLFKMYSVSYLCYVIHFFVYSVVTYVLKNMNVELILRLQSIDRLLYDKNDTFKCKILSWVMCGVTFLFYLIFISIKLCVDNRWNPIRALFVSITLYPNIELAYYVFILVFLGLKLDRLIKVTSQIDFYDIDKEAIGKSKRILDLYNEIIDGINNTIKTSKLIILTHVVAMFFQTIIYVQGRIHSAKNGMDLNFSETKGQVHFFGILVWILKDLFVETALCLASEYVYQKIAILMTELRPNHSSSLLNYCIKNIRRSVKVKFHKLPGLHGGRQPSSSSWPSHYDLHYCFTAVCLHLIIAKKLPTSFTKTCDFPAKLKCNVKNAKRYLWVNFQKLEGCGVFTVDGALPLKMGSLVAYYTIVLLQFNFL